In a genomic window of Columba livia isolate bColLiv1 breed racing homer chromosome 4, bColLiv1.pat.W.v2, whole genome shotgun sequence:
- the TMEM33 gene encoding transmembrane protein 33, translated as MADSTQNGPMQGGAGGGAVQFLMANKLDTAMWISRLFTVYCSALFVLPLLGLHEAASFYQRALLANALTSALRLHQRLPHFQLSRAFLAQALLEDSCHYLLYSLIFVNSYPVTMSIFPVLLFSLLHAATYTKKVLDARSSNSLPFLRNLLEKLNANQQNILKFIACNEIFLMPATVFMLFSGQGSLLQPFIYYRFLTLRYSSRRNPYCRTLFTELRIVVEHLIMKPSCPVFVRRLCLSSISFISRLAPTVA; from the exons ATGGCAGACTCCACACAGAACGGGCCCATGCAaggcggggccggcggcggaGCGGTG CAATTTCTGATGGCTAACAAGCTGGATACAGCAATGTGGATTTCCCGCTTGTTCACAGTTTACTGCTCAGCTTTATTTGTCCTGCCTCTTCTAGG GTTGCATGAAGCAGCGAGCTTTTATCAGCGTGCCTTGCTGGCTAACGCTCTTACTAGTGCCCTCCGACTACACCAAAGGCTACCGCACTTTCAGCTTAGCAGGGCGTTTCTGGCCCAGGCCTTGCTGGAGGACAGCTGCCACTACCTGTTGTACTCACTTATTTTTGTGAATTCCTACCCTGTTACAA TGAGtatttttccagttctgctgTTCTCTTTGCTTCATGCTGCCACGTATACGAAGAAGGTTCTTGAT gcACGGAGTTCAAATAGTTTGCCCTTTCTGAGAAATCTTTTAGAGAAACTGAATGCTAATCAACAGAATATTCTAAAATTCATTGCTTGCAATGAGATTTTCCTGATGCCAGCTACAGTTTTTATGCTCTTCAG TGGGCAAGGTAGTCTGCTTCAGCCATTCATTTACTATAGATTTCTCACATTACGCTACTCCTCTCGGCGAAATCCGTACTGTCG GACTCTCTTCACCGAGCTGAGGATTGTTGTTGAACACTTAATAATGAAGCCCTCATGCCCTGTTTTTGTAAGAAGACTATGCCTCAGCAGCATTTCCTTTATAAGCAGATTGGCACCAACTGTTGCATAG